The following DNA comes from Picosynechococcus sp. PCC 7003.
GCCGGCGAGGTACAGCTCCGCCAATTGGATGGTGGCGTCGGGAAAATCGGGAGCGAGTTCACGGGCTTTTTGCCATGCTTGGATGGCGGCGTCCCGGTTGCCCTGGTGACGATAAATTAAGCCGAGGTTGTAATGGGCGATCGCCAAATTGGGATCTAAAGATAAAGCCCGCCGCAGATAGGGTTCTGCCTGGGGCCAATTTTGACTATCGATGAGCACGCCCCCCAGATTGCCATAGGCCACTGCAAAATTAGGCTGAAGTTCAATGGTTTCAAGAAAAGCCTGGGCCGCAGCAAGTAAATCACCCCGTTGTCCCAGGGCTAAACCCAGATTGTAATGGGCCTGCCACAGGAGCGGATCGAGGGCGATCGCCGCTTGAAATTGCGCGATCGCCCCGTCTAAATTTCCCTGTTGGATGATCGCTAATCCTTCACTGAGTTTGGCTTTGGCCGCTGGGGTTGTTGGGGTAATGCTCGGCCATGGTTGCGGTGCTGGAGTCTGGGGGATTTCTTGGGCGATCGCCTCTCCCCTAGGCAAACCCAAAAAGATCAGCGCGATAAAAACATTGCGAAGCGTAAACAAATTCAGCACAGATTTACAGATATTTATCCAACTTAAACTTAAACGCAAAATACCTTACGAGACATATCAGTTTTACGCGGTGGGCCGCCAAACGGCGTTAGGCTTACCACTAGGGCGTATCTTGTCCCTCTTACCCAAGAAGATTAGCTTTTCCCATAAGTTCCAGCGTTTTTCAGCGGATCATCTCCAGCTTCCCCGCAAAGATTGCCCCATTGCGCCCACTGCTTCAATCACGAGACGAGAACATTATGACCAGAACGACCGAAAATATCCGTAACATCGCGATCATTGGCCCCTATTCTGCGGGGAAAACAACCCTCCTCGAAAGCCTACTTTTTCTGACCCAAGCCACCACCCGCAAAGGCCGCATCGAAGACAAAAATACCGTTGGGGACAGTAGCCCCGAAGCCCGTGACCATGCCATGAGCGTCGAACTGTCCATCGCTAGCACTACTTACCAAGATATCGAACTAACTTTTCTCGACTGCCCCGGCTCCATTGAATTTCTCCAGGAAACCTACAATGCCCTTGTCGGTGTTGGCACTGCGGTCATTGTTTGTGAGCCAGAAACCGAAAGAATTCTCACCCTGTCGCCCCTGTTTAAATTCCTCGACGATTGGAATATCCCCCATATTGTTTTTATTAACAAAATGGACCGGGCGAAGAATAACTTCCTCGATGTCCTCGCTGCCCTCCAGGAAGCCTCGAACCGTCCGATGGTGCCCCAACAGTACCCCATCCGTAAGGATCAGCAAGCCCTCCTGGGCTACATCGATTTAGTTTCAGAACAGGCCTACCACTACCACCCCGATTGTCCGGCAGACCCGGTGCCTTTCCCGGAAGAACTACACATCGAAGAAAAAATTACCAGGGAAGAAATGCTAGAAACCCTGGCCGACTTTGATGATGAACTGTTAGCCATGCTCCTGGAAGAAGTGGCCCCCTCTTCAGAAGAAATTCTCCAGGATCTCCGCAAGGAACTCAGCGCTGATCAAATTGTGCCAGTGGTGTTTGGGATTGCCAGCGAGGATTATGGTGTCCGACCACTCCTCGATATTTTGGTGCAGGAAGCCCCGGCCCCTGTGGATACGACTGCCCGTCGGGAACTCAAAGCTTCTCCCCAGGAAACCGTTGTGCAGGTCTTAAAGAACTTCTATACACCCCAGGGTGGAAAACTCTCCCTGGTGCGGGTTTGGCAAGGGGAAATCCAGGAAGGTATGCTCCTCAATGGTCTCCGGCCAGCGAGCATCTATCAACTGATGGGACACCAACAAAAGCCGATCCAAAAGGCCATTACCGGGGAAATTGTTGCCTTGGCTCGCCTAGAGGATGTCAAGGTCGGCGAAACCCTTAGTAGTGGCGATAAACCCCTCAAACCGATGCGAACAGCCACGGTGATGCAACCGGTTTATGCTTTGGCGATCGCCCCAGAAAATCGCAAAGATGAAGTCAAGCTGAGTAATGCCCTCAATAAATTGGTCGATGAAGATCCCTCCCTGGCCTGGGAACAACATGGTGATACCCACGAAGTCATCCTCTGGGGTCAAGGGGATATCCATCTCCAGGTGGCCCTCGAACGTCTTCGCCGCAAATATAACCTGCCGATGACCACCCATCTACCACGGGTGCCCTACAAAGAAACAATCCGCCATGGCGGTAGCTCCCATGGTCGTTACAAACACCAAACCGGGGGCCATGGCGCCTTTGGGGATGTGTACCTCGAAATCAAACCCCTCAATCGAGGCACGGGTTTTCAGTTCCACGAAACCATCGTCGGTGGTGTTGTCCCGAGACAATACATTCCTGGGGTGGAAATGGGGGTGCGCGAATACCTAAATCAAGGGCCTTTGGGGTTCCCGGTGGTGGACGTGGATGTGAC
Coding sequences within:
- a CDS encoding tetratricopeptide repeat protein, with product MLNLFTLRNVFIALIFLGLPRGEAIAQEIPQTPAPQPWPSITPTTPAAKAKLSEGLAIIQQGNLDGAIAQFQAAIALDPLLWQAHYNLGLALGQRGDLLAAAQAFLETIELQPNFAVAYGNLGGVLIDSQNWPQAEPYLRRALSLDPNLAIAHYNLGLIYRHQGNRDAAIQAWQKARELAPDFPDATIQLAELYLAGDRPEAAQPLIQELLKSQPNLAAVHYLQGRWLAQQGDFAEALQAFRASSERDPTYANAYFAAAQLLIKNNQRAAAMPLLDYAHSLYGQQQQAPWLEAVQTLRQQIQSPKQGQK
- a CDS encoding elongation factor G, with amino-acid sequence MTRTTENIRNIAIIGPYSAGKTTLLESLLFLTQATTRKGRIEDKNTVGDSSPEARDHAMSVELSIASTTYQDIELTFLDCPGSIEFLQETYNALVGVGTAVIVCEPETERILTLSPLFKFLDDWNIPHIVFINKMDRAKNNFLDVLAALQEASNRPMVPQQYPIRKDQQALLGYIDLVSEQAYHYHPDCPADPVPFPEELHIEEKITREEMLETLADFDDELLAMLLEEVAPSSEEILQDLRKELSADQIVPVVFGIASEDYGVRPLLDILVQEAPAPVDTTARRELKASPQETVVQVLKNFYTPQGGKLSLVRVWQGEIQEGMLLNGLRPASIYQLMGHQQKPIQKAITGEIVALARLEDVKVGETLSSGDKPLKPMRTATVMQPVYALAIAPENRKDEVKLSNALNKLVDEDPSLAWEQHGDTHEVILWGQGDIHLQVALERLRRKYNLPMTTHLPRVPYKETIRHGGSSHGRYKHQTGGHGAFGDVYLEIKPLNRGTGFQFHETIVGGVVPRQYIPGVEMGVREYLNQGPLGFPVVDVDVTLTDGSYHSVDSSEQAFKQAARIAMTEGMPLCDPQLLEPILLINIYIPNDFTSNALQLISSKRGQILGYESLTDWRGWDHITGYFPLAEMHNLIIELRSLTFGVGFFDWQYDHLQEVPDKVSEQVLATLKDH